Proteins co-encoded in one Montipora capricornis isolate CH-2021 chromosome 12, ASM3666992v2, whole genome shotgun sequence genomic window:
- the LOC138026028 gene encoding uncharacterized protein isoform X2 encodes MLTCVASNYSVPPIFAILSSTHKYYRLTFSCRTNRHLNKVPLLFFHLHFSIYLLIFGCFEPQLTCSVSLQEERNCSSATVSNHLSSLLYPIKFVNKEDAPDFKGVPIIRQLRTQARILQKAGDLERPTTMEDLSAQNRWIPWEEVVSAVSKQREKFELTGPMKFKAKEFCDLIMLSLYVFIPPARGLEIRTLEVLSGEQASNFDPKSSTGKNYLIVKDSGDIVLHFNNYKTRKFSGRDELALQPQDELCRLLLSYIKDYRPHMVTDSSGRYLLLVEKRFHPVP; translated from the exons ATGCTTACTTGTGTAGCGAGTAACTACTCAGTCCCTCCAATATTTGCCATTTTGAGCAGTACACACAAGTATTACAGGCTCACATTTAGTTGTAGAACTaatagacacttgaataaagttcctttgcttttctttcatttacacTTCTCTATTTACTTATTGATTTTTGGCTGTTTTGAGCCTCAATTAACCTGTTCTGTTTCCTTGCAGGAAGAACGAAATTGCAGTTCAGCCACGGTGTCAAATCACCTTAGCTCGCTGCTGTACCCAATAAAATTTGTGAACAAAGAGGATGCTCCTGACTTCAAAGGGGTGCCGATTATCCGCCAACTCAGAACGCAAGCCAGAATTCTCCAAAAAGCAGGTGATTTGGAAAGGCCAACCACGATGGAAGATCTTTCTGCCCAAAATCGCTGGATCCCTTG gGAGGAAGTGGTTTCCGCCGTTAGCAAGCAAAGAGAAAAGTTTGAATTGACAGGCCCGATGAAGTTCAAAGCCAAAGAATTTTGTGACCTAATAATGCTATCCTTGTACGTGTTTATTCCCCCGGCACGGGGATTGGAAATAAGGACCCTGGAAGTCCTGTCAGGGGAACAGGCTAGTAACTTTGACCCAAAGAGCTCCACTGGGAAGAATTATTTGATTGTCAAGGATAGTGGGGACATTGTCCTCCACTTTAATAACTACAAGAcaaggaagttttctggacgAGACGAGCTGGCTCTACAG CCACAGGACGAGCTATGTCGACTGCTTCTGTCATACATAAAAGATTATCGGCCGCATATGGTGACCGATTCCAGTGGTAGATACCTCCTGCTG GTAGAGAAAAGATTTCATCCAGTCCCCTGA
- the LOC138026029 gene encoding uncharacterized protein — protein sequence MEHQMPCSSSAADNSSVHLIEIVDDFPVLPVPPEQENLEEPLVDCYTSKEQEATNVSLTRSEDEHDVSEGEIHAESTPNSAPGGNKRKTPYSVKFDELPETVRKFLASVKKFFTQTVNFEREKAPVALSTYDKAQERMLCFLGYVKNTLGRDAEILPECFLRTPLIEGYVEFLKVREILYMLS from the exons ATGGAACACCAAATGCCTTGCTCCTCCAGTGCTGCAGATAACTCGTCAGTTCATCTAATCGAAATCGTGGACGATTTCCCGGTATTACCCGTCCCGCCCGAACAAGAAAACTTGGAAGAACCACTCGTTGACTGCTATACTTCGAAGGAACAAGAAGCGACCAACGTGAGCCTAACCCGATCCGAAGATGAACACGACGTCAGTGAGGGTGAAATTCACGCGGAATCTACCCCGAATTCAGCACCAGGAGGGAACAAGCGCAAAACCCCTTATTCCGTCAAATTCGATGAGCTACCCGAGACAGTCCGAAAATTCTTGGCTTCCGTAAAGAAATTCTTTACCCAGACAGTTAACTTTGAAAGAGAGAAAGCACCGGTGGCCCTTTCCACTTACGACAAGGCTCAAGAGAGAATGCTTT GCTTTCTGGGTTACGTTAAAAATACGTTAGGACGTGATGCAGAAATTTTACCAGAGTGCTTTTTGAGAACTCCCTTGATCGAAGGTTACGTTGAATTTCTAAAGGTGAGAGAGATTCTTTACATGCTTTCGTAA
- the LOC138026028 gene encoding uncharacterized protein isoform X1 — protein sequence MLTCVASNYSVPPIFAILSSTHKYYRLTFSCRTNRHLNKVPLLFFHLHFSIYLLIFGCFEPQLTCSVSLQEERNCSSATVSNHLSSLLYPIKFVNKEDAPDFKGVPIIRQLRTQARILQKAGDLERPTTMEDLSAQNRWIPWEEVVSAVSKQREKFELTGPMKFKAKEFCDLIMLSLYVFIPPARGLEIRTLEVLSGEQASNFDPKSSTGKNYLIVKDSGDIVLHFNNYKTRKFSGRDELALQPQDELCRLLLSYIKDYRPHMVTDSSGRYLLLGGNHCYIQEPKSRMLSKTSV from the exons ATGCTTACTTGTGTAGCGAGTAACTACTCAGTCCCTCCAATATTTGCCATTTTGAGCAGTACACACAAGTATTACAGGCTCACATTTAGTTGTAGAACTaatagacacttgaataaagttcctttgcttttctttcatttacacTTCTCTATTTACTTATTGATTTTTGGCTGTTTTGAGCCTCAATTAACCTGTTCTGTTTCCTTGCAGGAAGAACGAAATTGCAGTTCAGCCACGGTGTCAAATCACCTTAGCTCGCTGCTGTACCCAATAAAATTTGTGAACAAAGAGGATGCTCCTGACTTCAAAGGGGTGCCGATTATCCGCCAACTCAGAACGCAAGCCAGAATTCTCCAAAAAGCAGGTGATTTGGAAAGGCCAACCACGATGGAAGATCTTTCTGCCCAAAATCGCTGGATCCCTTG gGAGGAAGTGGTTTCCGCCGTTAGCAAGCAAAGAGAAAAGTTTGAATTGACAGGCCCGATGAAGTTCAAAGCCAAAGAATTTTGTGACCTAATAATGCTATCCTTGTACGTGTTTATTCCCCCGGCACGGGGATTGGAAATAAGGACCCTGGAAGTCCTGTCAGGGGAACAGGCTAGTAACTTTGACCCAAAGAGCTCCACTGGGAAGAATTATTTGATTGTCAAGGATAGTGGGGACATTGTCCTCCACTTTAATAACTACAAGAcaaggaagttttctggacgAGACGAGCTGGCTCTACAG CCACAGGACGAGCTATGTCGACTGCTTCTGTCATACATAAAAGATTATCGGCCGCATATGGTGACCGATTCCAGTGGTAGATACCTCCTGCTG ggTGGAAATCACTGTTACATTCAGGAACCCAAGAGCAGAATGCTTTCCAAAACATCTGTGTGA